From the genome of Ictalurus punctatus breed USDA103 chromosome 28, Coco_2.0, whole genome shotgun sequence, one region includes:
- the mis12 gene encoding protein MIS12 homolog, whose translation MAEDRETNMGSVSSDSLKLYEAQFFGFTPQTCMMRMNSAFQDCLYEMLVVVESVFVRKLSQGKDPPEELRVKTRECTQKLLQFLQERFRKLSARMEALLVSSVLSVPENVLLPEDESHRKNPESNEELLKLEASTAELQKSYEAEMCAKRALLAELAEQKETQEQLDEVLQWIDELRLSWRKEGMGNIRDSFQNMIETVNQLQGEMETIRKKSKSLGEV comes from the coding sequence TGGGATCCGTGTCCTCGGATTCCCTCAAGCTGTACGAGGCGCAGTTCTTCGGCTTCACCCCTCAGACCTGCATGATGAGGATGAACAGCGCCTTCCAGGACTGTCTGTACGAGATGCTCGTAGTCGTCGAGTCAGTGTTTGTCCGAAAACTGTCCCAGGGCAAAGATCCGCCCGAAGAGCTTCGCGTAAAGACTCGAGAGTGCACGCAGAAACTGCTGCAGTTCCTGCAGGAACGCTTCAGGAAGCTGTCGGCTCGCATGGAGGCTCTGCTGGTGAGCAGTGTACTTTCAGTGCCCGAAAACGTCCTTCTGCCCGAAGACGAGTCTCACCGGAAAAACCCGGAGAGCAACGAAGAGCTTTTAAAGCTGGAGGCTTCGACCGCAGAGCTGCAAAAGTCTTACGAGGCAGAGATGTGTGCGAAACGAGCTCTCCTGGCCGAGCTCGCGGAGCAGAAGGAAACGCAGGAGCAACTGGACGAGGTGCTGCAGTGGATCGACGAACTGCGTTTATCCTGGCGGAAGGAGGGAATGGGAAATATCCGAGACAGCTTCCAGAATATGATTGAGACTGTGAACCAACTGCAGGGTGAGATGGAGACGATCAGGAAGAAGAGCAAATCCTTAGGTGAAGTGTGA